One part of the Synergistaceae bacterium genome encodes these proteins:
- the hydF gene encoding [FeFe] hydrogenase H-cluster maturation GTPase HydF has protein sequence MSFNETPRANRLHIGFYGRRNAGKSSLINLLTGQNTALVSEFAGTTTDPVIKSMELPPLGPITIIDTAGLDDEGSLGELRISKSKKMMEQTDLAILVIPAHCAENIEDEKLWLNDLITMDIPVLGVINQIKESTTEKITSIKETIEKELGIPFIVLSSLDKRDRAELLSAIVQNAPTAFESSTLVGDLFSPGALVVLVMPQDIQAPKGRLILPQVQVMRDILDNEGFVLASSVDKLPMLLDSLKNPPDLVITDSQYFSEVNSLLHENIPLTSFSIIYARNKGDLDLFIHGAKFIANLKEYDKVLIAEACTHAPLTEDIGREKIPRWLKTKFGENLQVDIVSGIDFPDNLKEYALIIHCGGCMFTRKQLMSRLIKADNLDIPITNYGLTIAFLNNILDRSTEIFTNKEIK, from the coding sequence TTGAGCTTCAATGAGACCCCCCGTGCCAACAGATTACATATCGGGTTTTACGGAAGGCGAAACGCAGGAAAATCAAGTTTAATAAATCTTTTAACAGGACAAAATACGGCTCTCGTCTCCGAGTTTGCGGGAACTACAACAGACCCAGTTATAAAGAGCATGGAGCTTCCTCCTCTTGGCCCCATTACTATTATTGACACTGCCGGGCTTGATGATGAGGGGAGTCTTGGAGAGCTTAGAATTTCGAAATCGAAAAAAATGATGGAGCAAACTGATCTCGCCATTCTTGTAATACCTGCTCATTGTGCCGAGAATATTGAAGATGAAAAACTTTGGTTAAACGATTTAATCACTATGGATATCCCCGTGCTCGGCGTTATAAACCAAATAAAGGAATCAACTACAGAAAAAATAACCTCTATTAAAGAAACTATTGAAAAAGAGTTAGGAATTCCTTTTATTGTGCTCTCCTCTCTTGATAAAAGGGATAGAGCAGAACTCCTTTCTGCAATAGTACAAAATGCTCCTACAGCTTTTGAGAGCTCAACGCTTGTCGGCGACCTTTTTTCACCAGGCGCACTTGTAGTCCTAGTCATGCCACAAGATATTCAAGCTCCAAAGGGACGTCTTATACTTCCACAAGTACAAGTAATGCGCGATATTCTTGATAACGAAGGATTTGTCTTGGCATCTTCCGTAGACAAACTCCCCATGCTTCTGGATTCGCTAAAAAATCCTCCTGATTTAGTTATCACTGATTCACAGTATTTCTCCGAAGTGAATAGCTTGTTGCATGAAAATATTCCTTTAACATCTTTTTCCATTATTTACGCGAGAAATAAGGGAGATTTGGACTTATTTATTCATGGTGCAAAGTTTATTGCCAACTTAAAAGAATATGACAAGGTTCTTATAGCCGAAGCTTGTACACATGCTCCTCTTACAGAAGACATAGGAAGAGAGAAAATTCCACGCTGGCTGAAGACTAAATTTGGAGAAAATTTACAAGTTGATATCGTATCCGGGATTGACTTTCCTGATAACCTTAAAGAATACGCTCTTATAATCCATTGTGGTGGCTGTATGTTTACTCGAAAACAGCTTATGTCGCGCCTTATAAAGGCAGACAACCTCGATATTCCCATAACTAACTATGGTTTGACTATTGCTTTTCTCAATAATATTTTAGACCGTTCAACCGAAATATTC